One window from the genome of Tachypleus tridentatus isolate NWPU-2018 chromosome 11, ASM421037v1, whole genome shotgun sequence encodes:
- the LOC143232494 gene encoding excitatory amino acid transporter-like — MREQRSPETNPKTPMLHDSTNVVRMTEPSNSCGKKFLKWIKTNLLLVLTVFGVFLGVLLGFLARFGNYGEDVIMMVSFPGDILMRMLKMLILPLIISSMISGLAQLDAKSSGRMGSRALIYYFATTMLAAVLGITLVTAIHPGDPSIKEGAETGTEDKNVYTLDAFLDLIRNMFPENLLQACFQQVETTYTKVKAKPNISRIGTNLTNLSEFENVTQYTQKRGLVYKDGTNVLGLIIFCIAFGVICGQLGEEGEMMVNFFVILNNIIMKIVVLVMWYSPFGIMSLIIGKIMDIKDLARTAQQLGLYMLTVITGLIIHAGITLPLIFFAITRKSPLTFLKGMLQAWITALGTASSAATLPITFRCLEENNDIDKRVTRFVLPVGATVNMDGTALYEAVAAIFIAQMNGIELSAGQVIAVSLTATAASIGAASVPSAGLVTMLLVLSAVGLPTKDITMIVAVDWLLDRLRTSINVLGDAFGAGIVHHLSKAELDKIDAEHARIEMEMAERRLSGPARRSVVRQGSLEKANSKMNNPGGSTSECVDNNETQI, encoded by the exons tttttgaagTGGATCAAGACGAACTTGCTATTAGTTTTGACGGTATTTGGTGTGTTCTTGGGCGTTTTGCTTGGTTTTCTGGCAAGATTTGGTAATTATGGAGAAGACGTGATCATGATGGTTTCCTTTCCCGGCGATATTCTGATGAGGATGTTAAAGATGTTGATTTTGCCACTCATAATTTCTTCCATGATATCAG GACTTGCTCAGCTAGATGCTAAGTCAAGCGGACGGATGGGCTCTAGAGCTTTGATTTACTATTTTGCTACAACCATGCTAGCTGCAGTACTTGGAATAACTCTAGTTACAGCAATCCACCCTGGTGATCCGTCTATCAAAGAAGGGGCTGAAACAGGTACCGAAGATAAGAATGTATATACTCTGGACGCTTTTCTGGACCTCATAAG aaacaTGTTTCCCGAAAATCTTCTTCAGGCCTGTTTTCAACAAGTTGAAACAACATACACTAAAGTGAAGGCCAAACCGAACATTAGCCGAATTGGAACGAACTTGACCAACCTGTCAGAGTTTGAAAATGTCACACAGTACACCCAGAAGAGAGGTCTCGTTTACAAAGACGGGACTAATGTACTAG GCTTAATCATATTTTGCATTGCTTTCGGTGTCATCTGTGGTCAACTTGGTGAAGAAGGCGAAATGATGGTGAATTTTTTCgtaattttaaacaacataataatgAAGATCGTTGTCCTAGTAATGTG GTACTCACCATTCGGTATCATGTCCCTGATAATTGGGAAAATAATGGACATCAAAGATTTGGCTCGAACGGCACAACAGCTGGGATTGTACATGTTGACGGTAATAACTGGCCTCATCATTCATGCTGGCATTACTCTACCGTTAATCTTCTTTGCTATCACCAGAAAGAGCCCCCTGACTTTCCTGAAGGGGATGCTACAGGCGTGGATCACTGCTTTAGGAACTGCCTCaag cgCTGCTACTCTTCCAATCACTTTTCGATGCCTAGAAGAAAATAATGACATTGACAAACGAGTCACGCGATTTGTACTACCAGTGGGCGCCACGGTCAACATGGATGGTACAGCTCTATACGAGGCAGTAGCAGCAATATTTATAGCTCAGATGAATGGAATAGAACTGTCAGCTGGACAAGTCATTGCAGTAAG TTTGACGGCTACAGCCGCCAGCATAGGAGCAGCAAGTGTCCCAAGTGCTGGTCTGGTGACTATGCTGTTGGTGTTGTCAGCTGTTGGATTACCAACTAAAGATATAACCATGATTGTCGCTGTTGACTGGTTACT agaCCGCCTTCGAACTTCCATCAATGTTCTTGGAGATGCTTTTGGTGCTGGAATAGTCCATCATCTATCCAAAGCTGAGTTGGACAAAATCGACGCTGAACACGCTCGGATAGAAATGGAAATGGCAGAGAGAAGGTTATCTGGTCCCGCTAGGAGGAGTGTCGTTCGCCAAGGAAGTCTGGAGAAAGCTAACAGCAAAATGAATAATCCAGGTGGCAGCACAAGCGAGTGTGTAGATAACAATGAAACTCAGATTTAA